The Caldicellulosiruptor acetigenus DNA window GTCTTCTACAGGGCCTCGCGGCCAAGAGACATGAGCCATTACGAAATGTTCTGCGGATATCACCGTGCACTAGATAGATACGTTGAACCGGTCACAGTTTCGCCTTTTTCGCCGGGTGCACTGGAAAGAGCCGGCGGTGCGGTTGTAACATCAATTCTGCGAAACGGCAATCATGCAGGATTGTTGTGGCACAGAGATGATTCGGCATCCCTGATGCTCAGAAGAAGGAACTGCCCGGAAGTGAGAAAACTGTGTGATCTTATGGAGCTCAGGGCCCAGAAACAACCGGCAGACAGAAGACCCGTGAGAGATTACTGTAAACAGTTTATTGCTTCGGAACTTGATAGATGGAAGATTATTTCGAATACGTCCGGGGATACCCTGAAATATGCAGAGTATTTCAGAACTACATCCGATGTTGTACTCGGTGACCCTCCACATGAACGTGCAGGTTTCAGAGTAGTATTCAGAAATGTACCGCAGTCACTGCGGGATATTGAAGAGACTATAACATTTGAAACCTGAAGGGGTGAGAAAGGTGCCACAGCAGCAGATAAGAAAATCGCAGTTTATACTGACCTATGGTCCCGGTTCAATTCTGGAAAGTGTCACCGGTCCCAGGATTATACCCGGTCCGCTTGCCGGACTCTTCAATAGACCGGTGAACGGTAAAAATCTGTCACCGGTGGATTTTGAAATAAGCCATCAGCGGTTAACGGAAGGTCTGTTCCGCAACGGTACAAGAATATTCCGGATACCATCCAATGCCGAACTGGGTATTGAAGAAAATGTCCCACTGTACACGACCCGGCCTTTTCCCGGATGGGGGCTGTGCATAGACCACGGTATTCTCTACAGACTGGGTGATGACTGTCCGGAGTGCAAACGTTCAGGTGGAAGGTGGAAGAAAAAGCGCCGTGAAGCCATCCGTTTCGTCAGGGCCTGTCCGGCAGGACACCTTGACGATGTGGACTGGAACTACGTGGTACACAGCAAATCAAAAAGAACCGCGGAATGTACCGGGGAATGGTTTTACTGGCAGAGACAGGGCGCAAGTCTCAAAGAAATTAAAATCAGATGTCCTGTATGTAAAGCCGAAGTAAATATGGGTGAAATATACAATCGCCCCTGGCCCTGCAGCGGCCGGTTTCCGGAAAGAGAAACAGAGGGTTTTCCCGTTAGACCCGGGTGCAGACGTGAAGCCAGAATCATTCAACGCCAGGCAAGCAATCTGAGGATACCGGAAGTAGTAACGCTTTTTACAGTTCCACCGAGACATACGAAATTACACCGGCTTCTCGAGAATCAGGCAATAAGAACTGCCGTAATCACTGCGGGTTCGCTAGGTACTCAGCTCAATTGCAATAACTTTTTAAAGATGCTTGAAGATTTGAGAAGACAGTCTCTTATAACAGAAGTAACATATGAAGAAATCCTGAAATATGACTGGAGAGAGATAGAAAGTGCGCTGCAGGATTTGAAAAAACCTGTACCGCAGTCATACAGAGAGATACTTGTGGATGAATTCAACAGGCTTGTCGATGCAGCATACAACGGTGCATCTGCCGGCGGAAGGGGGTCTGCAGAACTTCTTTTTGAAGTTATAAAACAGGATATTCGCACTTTCAGGTCACCCGGCGGTCTGAATTTCAGAATTGTTCCGGTAACAAGGTTAAATACTGTAACAGTACAGACAGGATACAGAAGATTTGTTTGCTCAAAACCAGAAGAGACCGAACTGGTCGATATATCTTTTACAGATGAAAGAGGTAATCGCTGGCTTCCAGGAATAGAATTTATGGGCGAAGGAATTTTTGTCATGCTGGAAAAGGATGATGAAAACCATTTTCAGTCCGGTGGAAAGAATTACAGCAAGTGGTTAAATGCGTACAGGAACAGGAGAAACGAAAATTACAACCAGCCCGGGTTGTTCAGAGACGATATGTACAGAGATGAACTTCACCCTGTATTTGTCTGGTGGCATACTCTTTCACACATCATACTCAGGACTCTTTCTGTCGGCTCGGGATATTCACTTTCTTCGATAAGAGAACGGATTTATTTCGACATAGACAGAGACGGGCATGCGCGCGGTGGGATTATTTTTTATACTGTTCAGCCCGGGGCAGACGGTACACTGGGGGGACTGGTTTCTCTTGTTCCACATTTTGGAGAGATTCTGTCCCGGGTTCATCAGATGGCAGAGAAATGTTCAAATGACCCTCTGTGCGGGGAACAGGAATTTGCTCCGGGCAAATCGAACGGTGCTGCATGTTACGCCTGCACAATGGTTTCAGAAACATCATGCGAGCACAGAAACATGTGGCTTGACAGACATATTCTGGTGGAGAATTTGCCATGATTGAAATTCTTGTGACCGGTGAAAAACTTGTCGGAAAGGGTATTCGTTCGCTGGGAACCGTCATAGAAGAACTCATAGTATCTGCGACCGATGAAATTCATGTGGCGGCATATCTCATCACTTCCACAACACTGGTTGATCTGCTTGCCGGCGCTGCGGGCAGGGGTATAAGAGTGTATGTCGTGGTCAACGACCTTGGTGAACAACCTGCCGGAGTCAGGGAAAAACTGCTGGCAGCAGTCAAAAAGTTCGAACATTTTACAGTAAGAGAGTTTTCCCGCAGAAATAAGGGTGTTCTGCATGCCAAAGTACTGGTGGTGGATAGAAACAAAGCGGTTGTGGGTTCCGCAAATTTCACATATTCGGGTATGACAGAAGGAAATTATGAAATCGCAGTTCTGCTGGAAGGAAGAGAAGCGGCAATTATTGCAAGGATAGTTGAAGAACTGTAGAATTTTTTCAGAATCCTCTATTGAGGGGTTTATTCCACGGAAAGGGAGAGAAGAAGTGCCGGGCAGTAAAAAAGAAATAATAACCGATTTTATGATAAACTTTTACCGGACAAACGGGAGAAAATATCCCTGGCGCTGTGAACGAACTCCATATAAAGTTTATCTGTCGGAAGTTCTCCTTCAGAGGACGAGAGCGGATCAGGTTGAACCTGTTTTCAACCACATCGTATCCGTCTGTCCGGATATAAGGACTCTTTATAACCGGTTTGATGAAGTGGTTCAGAGGATGCTATCACTGGGGAGAAGATGCCGGCTGGAATATTTTAAAGCAGGACTGGAATATATATTGAAGAATTATGACGGCAAAATACCCGCTGACAGAAACCTGTTGCTTGCAATACCCGGTATTGGAAATTATATTGCAGCAGCAATAAGAATATTCGGCTACGGTATTCCGGATGTAATAATTGACACAAATGTGGTCAGAGTGCTGTGCAGACTGTACGGGTTGCAGCCGGACGGCGAAACCCGGCGGAAAAAATACTTTATTGAGCTGGCCAGGACACATTTACCGCAAAAGAGTTTTGTGGAATACTCGTACGGCATCCTGGATTTTGCAGCTGAGGTATGCAAGCCGGGTAACCCCCGTTGCAGTATCTGTGATTTAAATTTTCTGTGCGATTACTGGAAGACAGGAAAGACCGATAAAAAATAAAAAGACAAAATCCTTGGAGGTGTATGAATTGATGTTCTGGAAAAAGAAAATTCCATACCTTGTAAAAGAATACGATCTAATTTCCTATAAAGAGTATAAGGGAAGAGTAAAAAAGGATGACCGGATGAAACTGATAACAGATATAAGGACAAAATTACACAAACTTCCCAGAGAAAAACTTTACGATTTGTATTATACATTAAAGGATTATTCGAGGTCCAGAAAAATGGAATCTCAATTCTGGT harbors:
- the drmB gene encoding DUF1998 domain-containing protein — encoded protein: MPQQQIRKSQFILTYGPGSILESVTGPRIIPGPLAGLFNRPVNGKNLSPVDFEISHQRLTEGLFRNGTRIFRIPSNAELGIEENVPLYTTRPFPGWGLCIDHGILYRLGDDCPECKRSGGRWKKKRREAIRFVRACPAGHLDDVDWNYVVHSKSKRTAECTGEWFYWQRQGASLKEIKIRCPVCKAEVNMGEIYNRPWPCSGRFPERETEGFPVRPGCRREARIIQRQASNLRIPEVVTLFTVPPRHTKLHRLLENQAIRTAVITAGSLGTQLNCNNFLKMLEDLRRQSLITEVTYEEILKYDWREIESALQDLKKPVPQSYREILVDEFNRLVDAAYNGASAGGRGSAELLFEVIKQDIRTFRSPGGLNFRIVPVTRLNTVTVQTGYRRFVCSKPEETELVDISFTDERGNRWLPGIEFMGEGIFVMLEKDDENHFQSGGKNYSKWLNAYRNRRNENYNQPGLFRDDMYRDELHPVFVWWHTLSHIILRTLSVGSGYSLSSIRERIYFDIDRDGHARGGIIFYTVQPGADGTLGGLVSLVPHFGEILSRVHQMAEKCSNDPLCGEQEFAPGKSNGAACYACTMVSETSCEHRNMWLDRHILVENLP
- a CDS encoding phospholipase D family protein, with the translated sequence MIEILVTGEKLVGKGIRSLGTVIEELIVSATDEIHVAAYLITSTTLVDLLAGAAGRGIRVYVVVNDLGEQPAGVREKLLAAVKKFEHFTVREFSRRNKGVLHAKVLVVDRNKAVVGSANFTYSGMTEGNYEIAVLLEGREAAIIARIVEEL